One genomic segment of Aerosakkonema funiforme FACHB-1375 includes these proteins:
- a CDS encoding CBASS cGAMP-activated phospholipase encodes MPFRILSLDGGGIRGVIPTVILEEVEKLIDRPLNQYFDLIAGTSTGSILAAAIATGRRSREILELYRQKGKIIFPYTSRWSPQRLKLLLEYGFSAPKFSDRGLINALKEQFGNTKLSDIDTSPRLLITAYDTIDRQTIVFKSWQKYKPWIDAPLWELCVSSSAAPTYFPAHLLKTQDKDYSLIDGGVGANNPTACAVAEALRLDNPVREISVLSIGTGNSTNSIPFAQVRAWGIGNWIWGGRLIEVLFDASADINDYITRQVMSPPELGGRASTRYLRLQPTIKKDMIDDATEQNISRLIELTQNYMQPNREVLKNFLQQNFS; translated from the coding sequence GTGCCATTTCGCATATTGAGTTTAGACGGCGGGGGTATTCGCGGCGTTATCCCTACCGTTATTCTTGAGGAAGTAGAAAAATTAATCGATCGCCCTTTAAATCAGTACTTCGATTTGATTGCAGGGACTTCCACTGGGTCGATTTTAGCAGCTGCGATCGCCACAGGACGAAGAAGCCGGGAAATCCTCGAACTCTACAGGCAAAAAGGCAAAATTATCTTCCCCTACACCAGTCGTTGGTCACCTCAGCGACTAAAATTGCTGTTGGAATACGGTTTCTCAGCGCCTAAATTTTCCGATCGAGGTTTGATTAACGCTTTGAAAGAGCAGTTCGGTAACACGAAGCTGTCTGACATCGACACATCGCCACGATTGTTAATTACCGCCTACGACACGATCGATCGACAAACGATCGTTTTCAAAAGCTGGCAAAAATACAAACCTTGGATAGATGCTCCCTTGTGGGAACTGTGTGTTTCTTCCTCCGCTGCACCAACTTATTTCCCCGCACATTTACTGAAAACTCAAGACAAAGACTACTCCCTCATTGACGGCGGCGTTGGAGCGAACAATCCTACCGCCTGCGCCGTTGCAGAAGCACTCCGCCTAGATAATCCCGTCAGGGAAATTTCTGTTCTCTCCATTGGTACGGGGAATTCAACTAATTCAATTCCCTTTGCACAAGTTCGCGCCTGGGGAATAGGAAATTGGATATGGGGAGGACGCTTGATAGAAGTATTATTCGATGCTTCCGCCGACATTAACGATTATATTACTCGCCAAGTAATGAGTCCTCCAGAACTTGGCGGTAGAGCGTCTACTCGTTACCTGCGCCTGCAACCTACCATCAAGAAAGATATGATAGATGACGCCACAGAGCAAAATATTTCCAGGTTAATAGAGTTGACACAAAACTATATGCAGCCGAATCGAGAAGTACTCAAAAACTTCTTACAACAAAACTTTTCTTAA
- the folB gene encoding dihydroneopterin aldolase, whose amino-acid sequence MDCIHVTGISCYGYTGYLQEEQVLGQWFEVDLTLWLDLSKAAKSDAIEDTHDYRSTIETVKHLVKSSKFALIEKLAETIASTILETEKVTQVRVKVTKPSAPIPDFGGKIAIDITRGKPQ is encoded by the coding sequence ATGGATTGCATTCACGTTACTGGAATTAGTTGCTACGGTTACACTGGCTACCTACAAGAAGAACAGGTACTGGGACAGTGGTTTGAAGTGGATCTTACTTTATGGCTGGATTTGTCAAAAGCAGCTAAAAGCGATGCGATCGAAGATACCCACGATTATCGCAGCACGATCGAAACAGTAAAGCATTTGGTGAAGTCATCTAAGTTTGCATTAATCGAAAAGTTAGCCGAGACGATCGCATCCACTATCCTGGAAACTGAGAAGGTAACGCAAGTTCGAGTTAAGGTGACAAAGCCCTCAGCCCCGATTCCCGACTTTGGCGGTAAGATCGCAATCGATATTACCAGGGGAAAACCGCAGTAA
- a CDS encoding ABC transporter permease, whose translation MGVSKTFKFLDSSSANDLIRYLELLQVLVTRNLKVRYRGSILGVYWSLLNPVMMTGGYTAIFGMAFASYYHNSLFKYMLDVFVGLVAINFFSASTTQALPSLVSNGALLNKIRLPINVFPMSMIAANVFQFSSACLPILAIATLITSKSLLNVVALLLPLLSLACLCTGIGFIVSALFVFFRDLPYFYELVVSILWFGSPVFYPAAIVPATIRPFLVFNPIALIIESIRQIALSGHSPNFALIGSSLLSSLVVLAVGWKLFDSWQHQFMDLL comes from the coding sequence GTGGGAGTAAGTAAAACATTCAAATTTTTAGATTCGAGTTCTGCTAACGATCTGATTCGATATCTGGAATTATTACAGGTCTTGGTAACGCGCAACCTAAAGGTGCGTTATCGCGGTTCTATCTTGGGAGTGTATTGGTCGCTGTTAAATCCCGTGATGATGACGGGTGGATATACGGCGATTTTTGGCATGGCTTTTGCGTCCTACTATCATAACTCCCTGTTCAAATATATGCTGGATGTGTTTGTAGGGTTAGTCGCGATCAACTTTTTTTCAGCTTCTACCACCCAAGCCTTGCCGAGTTTGGTAAGCAATGGGGCGCTTTTGAACAAGATTCGCCTACCGATAAACGTTTTTCCGATGTCGATGATTGCGGCGAATGTGTTTCAGTTTAGCAGCGCTTGCTTGCCAATACTGGCGATCGCCACATTGATCACATCCAAGAGTTTACTTAATGTGGTCGCTTTGCTGTTACCGTTGCTGTCTTTGGCTTGCTTGTGTACTGGTATCGGATTTATCGTCAGTGCCCTGTTTGTGTTCTTTCGCGATTTGCCTTACTTTTATGAGTTAGTGGTGTCTATCCTGTGGTTTGGCTCTCCGGTGTTTTATCCGGCGGCGATCGTACCCGCCACTATCCGTCCGTTCTTGGTCTTTAACCCTATAGCCTTAATCATTGAAAGCATTCGTCAGATCGCTTTGTCAGGCCATTCTCCTAATTTTGCCTTAATAGGCAGCTCTTTGCTCAGTAGCCTGGTGGTTTTGGCTGTAGGATGGAAATTATTTGATAGCTGGCAGCACCAGTTCATGGATTTGTTGTAG
- a CDS encoding ABC transporter ATP-binding protein gives MYAICLEQVSLWRRTQEEFSYDLKKTILSFLEGKYRQPAKNLVLDRVDLFVEAGEKLGIIGGNGAGKSTLLKLVCGILQPTSGSVRIWGKIAPLIELEAGFDPEISVLDNIVFYGVMLGFSRREMRERVKPILEFAELEDYAYVPVKALSSGMVSRLGFAIATDVHPDILILDEVLAVGDQRFKNKCKQRLQKFWDANATVLLVSHELDLIEQTCDRVLWLDKGQVKCIGETKEVVGYYRDMVKHTSSFS, from the coding sequence ATGTACGCGATTTGTCTGGAACAAGTGTCCCTGTGGCGACGGACGCAAGAGGAATTTTCTTATGACTTGAAGAAAACAATTTTATCTTTTCTGGAAGGCAAGTACCGTCAGCCTGCGAAGAATTTGGTGCTGGATCGGGTAGATCTGTTTGTAGAAGCAGGGGAGAAATTGGGAATTATTGGTGGAAATGGCGCAGGTAAATCCACCTTGCTGAAGCTAGTCTGCGGTATATTGCAGCCAACTTCCGGTTCTGTGCGAATATGGGGTAAAATTGCACCCCTGATCGAGTTGGAAGCGGGGTTTGACCCAGAAATATCTGTGCTGGATAATATTGTGTTTTATGGGGTGATGCTGGGGTTTTCCAGACGAGAGATGCGAGAACGGGTCAAACCTATTTTAGAGTTTGCAGAACTGGAAGATTATGCTTATGTGCCGGTCAAAGCTTTGTCTTCGGGGATGGTATCGCGGTTGGGATTTGCGATCGCTACCGATGTACATCCTGATATTCTCATTCTCGATGAAGTTTTAGCGGTCGGAGACCAACGCTTTAAAAATAAATGCAAACAGCGTCTGCAAAAGTTCTGGGATGCGAATGCGACTGTTTTATTAGTATCTCACGAACTGGATTTGATCGAGCAAACTTGCGATCGCGTGCTTTGGCTGGACAAAGGACAGGTGAAGTGTATCGGCGAAACTAAAGAGGTTGTCGGTTATTATCGGGATATGGTTAAGCACACCTCCAGTTTCTCATAA
- a CDS encoding glutamate-5-semialdehyde dehydrogenase: MTTSQIASSSLTSIAQQTRQAARRLAVLSAEVKNEAIEAVAQALESATPEILAANAADCEAAVAANIAKPLIARLKLDETKLKAAIAGVRDVGRLPDPIGVVDIHRELDEKLILKRISCPLGVLGVIFEARPDAVMQITSLAIKSGNGVILKGGQEAVRTCQALVRAIHLELGYTEVSPAAVQLLTTREETLAMLKLDEYIDLIIPRGSNSFVRFVQENTRIPVLGHAEGICHIYIDEAADIVKAVNITVDAKTQYAAACNAIETLLVHKSVARDFLPLVAAALQTRHVELRGDEATRKILKISPATEADWATEYTDLILSIKIVDSLEDAIAHIHKYGSKHTEAIVTENSSTAATFLAQVDAAGVYHNCSTRFADGFRYGFGAEVGISTQKMPPRGPVGLEGLVTYKYQVVGDGHVVATYAGKDAKPFTHRDL; the protein is encoded by the coding sequence ATGACCACCTCGCAAATTGCCTCGTCTTCCCTAACTTCGATCGCTCAACAAACCCGCCAAGCAGCGCGACGGCTGGCGGTGCTTTCCGCTGAGGTAAAAAATGAAGCGATCGAAGCTGTGGCCCAAGCCTTAGAGTCTGCAACTCCGGAAATTTTGGCAGCGAATGCAGCAGACTGCGAAGCGGCTGTGGCAGCTAATATTGCCAAACCGCTGATCGCGCGGCTAAAGTTAGATGAAACTAAGCTTAAGGCTGCGATCGCAGGCGTGCGAGATGTGGGGCGTTTGCCAGACCCCATAGGCGTTGTGGATATTCACCGCGAACTCGATGAAAAACTGATCCTCAAGCGCATTAGCTGTCCTCTGGGGGTTTTGGGCGTCATTTTTGAGGCGCGTCCCGATGCGGTGATGCAAATAACGAGTTTAGCCATCAAATCGGGTAACGGCGTTATTCTCAAAGGCGGACAAGAAGCCGTTCGCACCTGTCAAGCTTTGGTAAGGGCAATTCATTTGGAATTGGGATATACGGAAGTTTCCCCAGCAGCAGTGCAATTGCTAACTACGAGAGAAGAAACTCTGGCAATGCTGAAGTTGGATGAATATATAGATCTGATTATTCCCAGAGGTTCCAATTCGTTTGTCAGATTTGTGCAGGAAAATACCCGCATTCCAGTCCTGGGTCATGCAGAGGGAATTTGCCATATATATATAGATGAAGCGGCAGATATCGTGAAGGCAGTAAATATTACAGTTGACGCCAAAACCCAGTATGCAGCTGCTTGCAATGCGATCGAAACTTTGTTAGTTCACAAATCAGTAGCCCGAGATTTCCTGCCTTTGGTGGCGGCGGCTTTGCAAACTCGTCATGTCGAATTGCGCGGCGATGAAGCCACCCGCAAAATTTTAAAAATATCTCCAGCGACAGAGGCAGATTGGGCAACAGAATACACTGATTTGATTTTATCGATCAAAATAGTCGATTCTCTGGAAGATGCGATCGCTCACATCCACAAATACGGTTCCAAACATACCGAAGCCATAGTCACCGAAAATTCATCCACCGCCGCGACATTTCTCGCCCAAGTTGACGCTGCCGGAGTCTATCATAACTGTTCCACTCGCTTTGCCGATGGCTTCCGCTACGGCTTCGGTGCAGAAGTAGGAATTAGCACCCAAAAAATGCCACCGAGAGGCCCTGTTGGATTGGAAGGTTTGGTAACTTATAAGTATCAAGTTGTCGGCGACGGTCATGTTGTCGCCACTTACGCCGGTAAAGATGCCAAACCTTTTACGCATCGAGATCTGTAA
- a CDS encoding DUF4232 domain-containing protein, translating to MQASPNDPKKIWLALTAVALNLLNPLAANAVSTDLVSIFGLKQNLFSPTLVSANTKAIAPCQASALRGVAQGWSRDSQSLGGNFYITNKSSRPCALNTSSRMQIVDGQGRPLPIGRPLTSGFWGSPVRSSFVLKPNDSLFALVVWGNWCRSAPKWDISIRITLPANGGQITMPIRDNRGIPLRITPPCSERNQPSYSMLQYVDTGSSRSDRSL from the coding sequence ATGCAGGCTTCACCCAACGATCCCAAAAAAATCTGGCTGGCACTAACTGCCGTGGCTTTAAATTTGCTAAATCCCCTGGCTGCAAACGCAGTCTCTACTGACTTAGTATCTATTTTCGGTCTGAAACAAAATTTGTTCTCACCCACCTTAGTCTCAGCAAATACTAAAGCGATCGCACCATGTCAAGCTTCTGCACTCAGGGGTGTAGCGCAAGGATGGAGTAGAGATTCACAGTCGCTGGGAGGTAACTTTTATATTACGAACAAGAGTTCTCGACCCTGTGCGCTAAATACATCTAGCCGAATGCAAATAGTGGACGGACAAGGACGACCGTTACCGATCGGTCGCCCTTTGACATCGGGTTTTTGGGGGTCGCCTGTTCGCAGCAGTTTTGTGTTAAAGCCTAATGATTCTTTATTCGCATTAGTAGTGTGGGGAAACTGGTGCAGATCCGCACCTAAATGGGATATCAGTATCAGAATTACGTTACCAGCTAATGGGGGTCAGATTACTATGCCGATTAGGGATAACAGAGGTATTCCATTACGGATTACGCCTCCTTGTAGCGAGCGTAATCAGCCCTCATATTCAATGCTTCAATACGTCGATACAGGTTCATCTCGCTCCGATCGAAGTCTGTAG
- a CDS encoding metal-binding protein — translation MPSGGTHDRITLWSLPVVAGFTFGQTQSGNLTLLVSGGFLFGGLMFGPDLDIYSRQFQRWGWLRWIWIPYQRSLRHRSFLSHGPIIGTALRSVYLICGIVALGSVLCLVAEWLGVAIASWQELAKLVLASLVQHYNEWIALYIGLELGAMSHSLSDWSGSAYKRFKSGGLKAIMPKRKKGRRKSSPVRVKKRTAKTQRTQRKDG, via the coding sequence ATGCCAAGTGGTGGAACGCACGATCGCATAACTTTATGGAGTTTACCTGTTGTCGCGGGTTTCACGTTCGGACAGACGCAGAGTGGGAACCTGACTTTGCTTGTGTCAGGCGGGTTTCTGTTCGGGGGACTGATGTTTGGGCCGGATTTGGATATCTACTCGCGGCAGTTCCAACGCTGGGGTTGGTTGCGCTGGATATGGATTCCTTATCAAAGAAGCCTGCGCCATCGGTCTTTTTTATCGCATGGGCCAATTATCGGTACGGCGTTGCGATCGGTCTATCTTATCTGTGGCATAGTTGCGCTGGGGTCGGTTTTGTGCTTGGTGGCGGAATGGTTGGGAGTGGCGATCGCCAGTTGGCAGGAACTCGCTAAGTTAGTTTTGGCTTCCCTTGTGCAACACTATAACGAGTGGATCGCTTTGTATATCGGTTTAGAATTGGGAGCGATGAGCCATTCTTTATCCGATTGGAGCGGTTCTGCTTACAAGCGCTTTAAAAGTGGTGGGTTAAAGGCTATCATGCCTAAGAGGAAGAAGGGCAGGCGGAAATCTTCGCCAGTGAGGGTGAAGAAACGAACCGCCAAGACGCAGAGAACGCAGAGGAAAGATGGCTGA
- a CDS encoding pentapeptide repeat-containing protein encodes MKLRILTATAILAPVCLATAPASAVNPEHLQQLLNTNICQKCDLSGADLKGANLNGADLRGANLNGADLSGAKLNAANLSNADLTNAKLTGVDLKDANLTDVVGLSSGNLATPTQGTQQVTAPLQPGNGHFTPPDRIPTQTGGAGAR; translated from the coding sequence ATGAAACTGAGAATCCTAACTGCTACGGCTATTTTGGCACCTGTATGCTTAGCAACTGCACCAGCTAGCGCCGTCAATCCCGAACACCTCCAACAGTTACTGAACACCAATATTTGTCAAAAATGTGACTTGAGTGGCGCTGACTTAAAAGGTGCGAATCTCAATGGTGCTGATTTGAGGGGTGCAAATCTCAATGGTGCCGATTTGAGTGGTGCCAAACTGAATGCTGCCAATTTGTCTAATGCAGACCTGACAAATGCCAAGTTGACTGGTGTCGATCTCAAAGATGCCAATTTGACTGATGTAGTTGGACTTTCCTCTGGCAATCTTGCCACTCCAACTCAAGGAACGCAACAGGTAACAGCGCCTCTGCAACCAGGAAACGGACATTTCACCCCACCAGATCGCATCCCCACTCAAACCGGAGGTGCGGGCGCAAGGTAG
- the mazG gene encoding nucleoside triphosphate pyrophosphohydrolase, which yields MAEDSSLAALQRLIDVVAKLRSPDGGCPWDLAQTPQSLIPYVIEEAYEVVDAIRGGDKDAIAEELGDLLLQVVLQAQIASDCGQFSLTEVAEGITEKLIRRHPHVFGDVQVESAEEVRQNWEEIKAAEKGEATDAPQLLSSKLSRYGRTLPPLMAGMKISQKAAAAGFEWPNIEGVWDKFKEELAELKHAVGHEEKRRQEEELGDLLFVIINLARWYDLDPSAALQGTNERFIQRIIKMEIAADRPLSDYTLDELEQLWQQAKAKLAKNTK from the coding sequence ATGGCTGAAGATTCTAGTTTAGCAGCATTGCAAAGGTTAATTGATGTGGTGGCGAAGTTGCGATCGCCTGATGGTGGCTGTCCGTGGGATTTGGCCCAAACGCCCCAATCTCTGATTCCTTATGTGATCGAAGAAGCTTACGAGGTGGTGGATGCGATTCGCGGTGGGGATAAGGATGCGATCGCAGAAGAATTGGGAGATTTACTATTACAAGTAGTATTGCAAGCTCAAATTGCTAGCGATTGCGGTCAATTTAGTTTAACTGAAGTTGCTGAAGGGATTACAGAAAAACTGATTCGCAGACATCCTCATGTGTTTGGCGATGTGCAAGTTGAAAGTGCGGAAGAAGTACGTCAAAATTGGGAAGAAATTAAAGCCGCAGAAAAAGGTGAAGCGACGGACGCACCGCAGTTACTAAGTTCTAAGTTAAGTCGCTATGGGCGAACTTTGCCACCGTTGATGGCGGGAATGAAAATTTCTCAAAAAGCTGCTGCTGCTGGGTTTGAATGGCCGAATATTGAAGGTGTTTGGGATAAATTTAAGGAAGAATTGGCAGAATTAAAACACGCGGTCGGACATGAAGAAAAACGGAGGCAAGAAGAAGAATTAGGGGATTTGCTGTTTGTAATAATTAACCTGGCGCGTTGGTATGACCTCGATCCTTCAGCCGCTTTGCAGGGAACAAACGAGCGATTTATTCAGCGCATCATCAAAATGGAAATAGCAGCCGATCGTCCTCTTTCCGATTATACTTTAGATGAATTGGAACAACTTTGGCAACAAGCAAAAGCGAAACTTGCGAAAAATACTAAATAG